A genomic segment from Pelobates fuscus isolate aPelFus1 chromosome 7, aPelFus1.pri, whole genome shotgun sequence encodes:
- the LOC134568460 gene encoding oocyte zinc finger protein XlCOF7.1-like: MFSKEMVNLNPKPLSSSECEKSFVTNAELVCHQRTHIGEKLFSCSECGKCFSTNAKLVRHQRTHTGEKPFSCSECGKCFGQHSHLVRHQRTHTGEKPFSCSECGKCFVRNSEVVCHQRTHTGEKPFSCSECGKCFGRQSHLVCHQRTHTGEKPFSCSECGKCFSTNAELVRHQRTHTGEKQFTCSECGKCFGQHSHLVRHQRTHTGEKPFSCSECGKCFVTNAELVCHQRTHTGEKPFSCSECGKCFGQNSNLVSHQRTHTGEKPFSCSECGKCFSTNAELVCHQRSHTGDKPFSCSECGKCFVNKADLVRHQRTHTGEKPFSCSVCGNCFGQHSNLVRHQRTHTGEKPFSCSECKKCFSTNAKLVRHQRSHTGEKPFLCSKCGKCFASKSELVSHQITHTGEVIL, encoded by the coding sequence ATGTTCTCAAAGGAGATGGTAAACCTAAACCCCAAACCTTTATCGTCTTCTGAATGTGAGAAATCTTTTGTCACAAATGCAGAGCTTgtctgtcatcagagaactcacataGGAGAAAAACTattctcgtgttctgaatgtggaaaatgttttagtacAAATGCAaagcttgtccgtcatcagagaactcacaccggagagaaaccgttctcatgttctgaatgtggaaaatgttttgggcaacattcacatcttgtccgtcatcagagaactcacacaggagagaaaccgttctcatgttctgaatgtggaaaatgttttgtcagaAATTCAGAGGTCgtctgtcatcagagaactcacacaggagagaaaccgttctcatgttctgaatgtggaaaatgttttgggcgaCAATCACATCTTgtctgtcatcagagaactcacacaggagagaaaccgttctcatgttctgaatgtggaaaatgttttagtacAAATGCAgagcttgtccgtcatcagagaacacacacaggagagaaacagttcacatgttctgaatgtggaaaatgttttgggcaacattcacatcttgtccgtcatcagagaacacacacaggagagaaaccgttctcatgttctgaatgtggaaaatgttttgtcacaaaTGCAGAGCTCgtctgtcatcagagaactcacacaggagagaaaccgttctcatgttctgaatgtggaaaatgttttgggcaaaattcaaatcttgtcagtcatcagagaacacacacaggagagaaaccgttctcatgttctgaatgtggaaaatgttttagtacAAATGCAGAGCTCGTCTGTCATCAGAGATCTCACACAGGAGATAAACCattctcgtgttctgaatgtggaaaatgttttgtcaataaAGCAgatcttgtccgtcatcagagaactcacacaggagagaaaccattctcatgttctgtatGTGGAAATTGTTTTGGGCAACATTCAaatcttgtccgtcatcagagaactcacacaggagagaaaccgttctcatgttctgaatgtaaaaaatgttttagtacaAATGCAaagcttgtccgtcatcagagaagtcacacaggagagaagcctttcttatgtagtaaatgtgggaaatgttttgccagTAAATCAGAGCTTGTCAGTCATCAAATAACTCACACAGGTGAGGTGATTTTATAA